The Cotesia glomerata isolate CgM1 linkage group LG9, MPM_Cglom_v2.3, whole genome shotgun sequence region aCCATGATTGTTTCTGcaactatattttaattacagtGACCTTGATTCTGCTGACACCATTCAGGTTCAGTAGTATCAGAGAAAATTCCTCTCTTAACTAATCGTTCACGATGAAGAATCAATCGTTGCTCAGCAGCCTTCCAACCTGAACCTGGCTCAGCCCACAATCTTTCAGCCATTGCGGCTGATCTAGGCCACAGACGATTGTCCACTGACGCACTGCCTGCAATTTCTGTCCAAAGGGCAGCTTCACCTCCTAAGAATGAATATCGTCGttttaattagcaaattgtctaactccattttagagaatcttccatttgtacgaaaataCGCTTagttcgaaatttattatcaatttaaaaaactatttaatattttatagaaatataatattttggttagaatcatttaaataattgataccaAGAATCAGATATTTCTTGCTCTCAACTCCTTGGCTTCGAGCGATTTGTAGAGGTGAGTTATCGTAAAATTTCTGCCAATTTTTGTAGGGTGAACACCAATTCTCTCCGGCTCCAATCCAACCCCCGAAGCtgaaaataagattttttttaatttacaaatatattaTCATGAGCATGTATAGAAGAGTCTACAATTATATGCCAATGTAAATGGATAAgattggtaaaaatttttatttttttacccgCAATCGAGATAAAGTGCgtcataatttgaaaaaataacttgaaatttgTTGTCCAATAATCTTTTGATCGTCCTATCTTTGACATCTGTCCATATCTGTAGAATATAGTTTTGAGGATCCAAGTGTTTCAAGTAACTATCATCCGTAAGCGTACTCGTCCATAAAACAGCCTTTATATCCTTTCCGCCATTAgcaatttgtaatttttcataagctCGGGTCTGAAAGTGACTCCAAAGTTTCATAAAATCATCTTTGGACGTGCCCCAATTCTTCTGTCTCATCCATTCTTTAATAGACTCTGATGACCGCCAACAACTAAGTTTAACTTCATCTCCACCCATATGGAAAATTTCAGGCTTGAATTCTTCCAGCATATCTTTGTAGAGTCCCTGGAGCACTTCGTAGACCTTCTCACTAGTAGGATTCAAACTGCCACACGGAGGTCCTGCACAGTAATCACCATAAGGTTCGGCGCCAAAGCAGACAACAGAATCTTTACCAAGCCACTGCCAGCCTTCACCCACATGAGCTGGTGCATCCAACTCTGGAATCACTCGCACACCATGAAAAATACCAGCTTCAACAATTTCTTTTACATCGTTAGCAGTGTAGACTTTTTCAGGCGAATAGGCTCCGTATCGGGACATGTTCGGCCATGTGCGACTCTCGTAAGGAAAACTTGGGGAGTCTATTATATGCCAGTGGAATGTGTTCAATTTGGACATCCCCATCGCTTCCAGTGTCTTCAATATGGTTTTCTTGTCTATGTAATTGCGGCTGGTGTCTAATAAGATTCCGCGATACGGATAAACAGGAGCGTCGGTGATCGAAACAGTTGTTAGCATCTGGTATTCGTTGGTTAAGTCGTTGAAAGCTATCAACTGCGACAGCGTCTCCAGAGCATTGCGCACTCCAAAGTAAGTTTCTCCGCTGATCGCTACGGAAATAAACGAAGAGTTTTCCGGCCGTATGTTCAACGTGTAACCTTCGTTGGTGCCAAGGGTCAAAGCAGCATCATCGTCGTTCGTTAAGCCAGTGATGATGATATGAAGTCCGACGCTACTAGAAGTGGATGACTTCGCTTCAAGCTTCTTGAAGTTTACTCTGAAATCCTTAACCTTGCGTATGAGCAATTTTCCGACTTTAGATTTTGGATTAGTCAAACGTAGTGTGATTCTTCTGGGGTTTATGATTTCTATCGAAGTGCCGAGGGAATATGGACCTGTTGGTTTTGGCCACAATGCACCTACGTCGCCGCAAAGTAGTTGACATGCTTTCAAAGATTTTGGCGAGCTTACTTCTGGTgttatttcatatttattgCAGCGGCCATTTGCACATTTGAAGTGCCATGGTGATCTGAAATGATTGGTTAAGAACTTGTAGTACAATCTGGTGTCGGTAATTCAGTCTGGACCAGTGACAACAAATGCCAATTGAATATATTGGTTTGTTTATTCGAAAGTTTTCTACCCTAATCTAGCAgcattttgataattttggcTTATAAGTAATCTGAACTAAAACTAAGaagaactaaaaaatgatatcaATCACAAAGATTATATTGATTGTacgtttattagtaatttctttattgTAAAGTTTATTTAGTTGACTATATGATGGGTCCTGAGATACCCATAGAGGAAAGTACCACGGGGCCTAGCTTGGCCCAGCCTTGGCTCAACTATGTAAAACTCAGGGCCAAGCTTGTAAGCCAGGCTTGGCCCAGTCCTGGTTGAAGTCTGGGATGATAACGATGGGCTAAGCCTGGTTACCACGGCTGagccatagttaattttcaagtctggcccatgccatttgataaaaaatgataaaaaagaattattggaatgttatttttttattttattttgtaagtaaaGTACATTCAAACCTAACTgttgctaattataaaaaataaagtgtgAAAATCGTATCCGTTCTTCTAatcgagattcgaacccgagccgcgcgcttgccagaccgataactaacccctacaccgtacgactgataagttgatgcacatcttattattctgataagctaaatctatatagtgacgaagtgtgacggtttattatttatataatttatgttatttaatattgtgtttcgatgaaaattaactattttttacaaatgtttattatagttaaaaaaaatgaaagagtcaagttgttatattactttaaactttgtacatcgttctgtatatttttaatatcttatgataaattttcatatttaaaattatcaatattaaaaattcaactgtaaattattatattttaatttttttaagactacatcaattttgacgatatgcaattgtcttggttaaataataaattttaaattttagaatttgttagcaaatattcgttaaacaataaatgtttactgtttaaaattctattacttaatgatttattaagtttgaatttcccattgaatggcTAAGGCTAGGCTAcccaattctggctcaagtctTGGTTGCTATTCAACGCCCATggctacaaagaaaaaaaaatttacttaattaaatcaagtaaataatttttaagaatttcatcttcttgatttgagtagaaaaattcttaaactaagaaatttttctcgatttaagtaaattttatttaattaaagaatttttcgttttgattgaagacaattaaactcttcaaagttattttcttggttcaagaatttttctcttgaattaagttaattttttttttcagtgtaggttTCCCAATCTTGGCTAACCCTTGGGTAATCATTGTGGCCGTGACTGGGTGACCCAGTTCTGGCCCAGGCTCGGGTAATAATTGGGCCGACCAAGGCGTGGttgcccagtcttggcccaagcttGGGTCACCGATGAAtcgccaaggctaggttagccagtcttggcaCAAGCTTGGATAATTATTGGCATGGCCGAGGCTGGGTTAACCAGTTTTGGCCCACGCTTGGGTCGCCaatgaatggccaaggctgagttagccagtcttggcccaagatTGGGTAATCATTGGCATGGCCGAGGCTGGGTTAAACAGCCTGGCCCACGCATGGGCCAATACAGGTACGCCGAAGCTAGGTTTCCCAGTACTGGCCCAAGCCTGGCCCCTTTGTCAACTCTGGGGGTTTCCTGCATAGGGAAGACAGTTTTACACTTGAACAGTACCTATCTATTTTCCATTCTGTTATtgttttcaatgattaaattgaaaaatgaaagaaTCAATTTACGAAGTACTATTATTTACGTACTCCAGAcaagtttaatgattttttattcaataattacttgaTTAAATAACGTCCCAATAtcttgttcaaaatttaaatattcactggtcctacatgttcttaaGTATAAAGAAATTGACGGAAGAAATCAAAGATACTTACTTGTAGACTTGAGACTGGACCCAAGTTTgcaaaacgaaaaaaattagcaaacgATACATTATAAACTGGTGGTTTGTAATCGTACTGAAAGTATACGTCGCTAGGTTTTGTTTTATACGTAAAgaaatattattcattttacaaCGTTTTTTATTTGTAGATTAGCTTGTCATGATCTACGATTCATTTAAACAAGTAGAAGCAtttttcaagacaaaaaaCTAATCGTCTGGAAACATTAATGCTATGAtagttatgtttttttttgcattgaatcaaaaaagattaaatttatgCTATCTTTTGCACGAATATGTGATTTAGATAAGTCTTAAAAGTATTAGAATTGttagtagaaaattaaaaatttattttaattttttcaaaatatcgtCTTagcaagatttttttttatctcgaaAATTTTGCAAGCCTCCAGTGTGAACTCTAAGGAGTTttagtatataaaatttaaaatttttaatctataataaataaatatttattaattattaatgcacactttaatataatgaaaattataatttaattatttatacttaagtatttcaaaaaaaatgctttgtACTACAGGTCACAAAATTACTTACAAGAATACGaataactttttatgaaaatttttatttatttatcattaatttacaCATAACGTTTCTATTCATAGGCCAAGTGCGAGAGAGAAAATGTATGATCCTATCGAGATAGTACCCGTGTGAAGAaaatcgtcttaaaattgtcgttcgtttaagatcaaacgtgacacaaactaagactattttaagactcttttaagacgccaaaaaaaaaattccgagagcagatttttgaaaattttgttctcgaatttgttgtgaaaattaatttttagacattttttagacgattttacgactttctaaccgcaatatttttgagtaagatgtttttaaattgaatttaaaattgttaaaaatttattatctgacaattttaagacttttttaagacgttCCGTTTTAATGTTTCCGGGCTCTGTCGCTGTTAGCTCATCACAAAAtagtctaatttttttttaagatttttttaagactaatttaagataattttaagacaatttaaagacgctccataataattttctggaGCAGTCACGGTGATATCATCTTAAAAtagcctaaaaattttttaataattattttgatttttttaagactattttaagattttttcaagacgattttaagatttaagtcttaaaataatttttaaatagtcttaaaaaaatcttaaaaaaaaatattaaaaaatttttaggctaTTTTCTGATGACATCACAGTGACAGCTccggaaaattattatgaagcgtctttaaattgttttaaaattatcttaaattagtcttaaaaaaatctttaaaaaaaatttagactattttaagataagCTAACAGCGACAGAGCCCGGGAACATTAAAACGGAATGTCTTAgaaaagtcttaaaattgtcagataataaatttttaacaattttaaattcaatttaaaaacatcttactcataaatattgcggttagaaaatcgtaaaatcgtctaaaaaatttctaaaaattaattttcacaacaaattcgagaacaaaattttcaaaaatctgctcggaattttttttttggcgtcttaaaagagtcttaaaatagtcttagtttgtgtcacgtttgatcttaaacgaacgacaattttaagacaatttttttttatacggtTAAGTGCAAAATATATTGTAGAGTATCCTTGAAATACAGAGAAGAGTGAGAGAATAAAGGTGATGCAGAATATCAAAGTTTTGAGTAAAGTTGGGAGAAGGGTGCGAGAGTAGAGGGTCAGTTTTCTGACCTGGGAAGGACTAAATGTATCGAATATACAGTTTACAAAGTTGTAACTTATGTACTGTAATCATCTGTATTgtgtctaaataaatttattttaaataaagtacttttttttttaatttaagtaataatcagagcgataataaattacagaaaaattatttttaaaattacaatttttattttttcatgtctTAGATTTTAATCaccaaaattataaaaatttttttactaaaaattaatttttttaattattttttttttttgtacttaaaAGTGTATAATGAAAGGAGAGCCAATAAAGTAAGTATGAAATCTTTCGTGATACTCTGCCGGCTCTAGAGCTCTATATCTTTATGtgtaaataagtaatttataaaataaattactcagAAACGTCGAGTgaattttggtaaaaaaattttgataatttcggtgaaaagtaaattttccaGAGAAActaccttaatattaattttaacaatgaCCGCGTTCCATTGCTTGCAGTTCATCCATTTGAGCCCTGTGCCTGTACTTATATTTCACTGGAGTACACAGGCAATACACAATCAGGAGTGCTGCGAGACCAAAAATAGTCAGTAGAATGACCCACCACCACCAcattattgttgaaaattactattacactgtttttgatgatatatgTTCAAGTTTTTCAGAAAAACTTTATCACTGCGGTAACAGGAGCTCTTCTTAGTGTTGACCGGCTAGAATTAAAAGCaccgaaaaaattataaaaattatttaaaaattataagcaaATTTATTGTACCTTTTTGAATTCTTGGTCACTTTTTTTGgtcaaatcaaaaattaaaaaccaaaatttgataaaatctttgacaattttaatttctttttcagtACTTAAAAGAAAACTTTGGAGAGTATTACGATATGTTCCCTGTCAGTTGCTAAGTAacaatgagaaaattttagtgaCAGTTTACTGTACCTTAGAATTGAGAATATAAACAGCGTCTAGGTAAAGTAGTATAGAAACTATACATAGTTTTCATAGTGAATAGTAAATGGTGGTATCTCTCGCACTTTTTCTGATGCATAGAATTTTTGGGTATGAATTGTAGataaatcaatgaaaattttcataaaaagtgattcgtatttttgtaaataactttattaataatacaaagtattaacatttgaattaatttataaaaaattatagtattataaacatatttttgttgagttttaaaaaatatatattaaaacaaattgagtttgcaatggtttattaatataaattcatttctattgcttatttgaacaataaatggccataaacggtattttttttttttttaacatacacggaaagaaatttatagaaacctttccaaaaattatgggaatggttcctataataaaatgatcattataggCATCAATCCTATActtattatgggaaccataccCATAGTTTCTTGGAAACATTcctatacaataatggaatagcttTAATATGTTATGGTAATgtttcctataatattataggaatggttcctataatattaaaggaatggtttctataatattttggaaatgacgcacataataatagaaaaatgtttatgttcataataatgaagcaatcacttcaaaaatataaagtaattatatttttttttgctaataaattttttttttgtaaaaaaaaattgatctttctcTAGAGAGAAAAGATTtcttttacataatttttactcatgtgtgtacttaatcttaaattgtttattccaactcagttattattgtgctagataatattgaaaaatattgtagcaattctaaagtttctctaataaaagggatattttcttactatacaattagaggagcaaagtagatatttaaattcattgtttatttttacaatttcattttatttttaaacaaattatttatttacaatacatacgttgagtatttattaaatccacctTTTGGGTATCTAACtcttattgtttatataaacaatattatttactttacatatttcaaatgatgttattgggaagcaagtaaaattatcgaaattactaataatttcaaatgcttcaaagtggTCATCGAATCTCTGATTAAGAAATCTCATTTGGAATGATTCGAAAAGACGCGggtttaatcatttcaaatcatccCAAATTGTCAGGATGATTTGACTTTCAAgcataaattttacaacgaatcattttatatcatatcaaataataaaaaaatgtaatattattttatgatttaaaatgatttgaaatgatttcaacttccaaatcattttgaataatattgaatgataaaataatattacaatttCTGGTTTTctagatgatttaaaattatttgaaatgatttcaacttccaaatcattttgaataatattgaatgataaaataatattgaaaattctgGTTCATCAgatgatttaatattattcgaaatgatttcaacttccaaatcattttgaataatattgaatgataaaataatatagaaatttcTGGTTCTTCagatgatataaaattatttagcatAATTTAAACGTtcgaatcattttgaataatattgaatgataaaataatattataatttctggTTTTCCAgatgatttaatattatttgaaatgattccAACTTCCAAATCATCTTAAATAATACTGAATAACATTGAAAGCTCGTTtgggtaattttaaattttataaatttcttttaatatctTCGACAGGgaagtcacaaataacttgagttgtaatgataaatatctcaatattattagacatcatcactataatattatgggaatggtttccataatattataggaatggttcctataatattatagaaattattcctatatattaagggaaccattcctatatattataggaatcatgccgatattatagttataattataggtatcgttcctataattataggaataattcctataattatagtaacatttcccaaaaattatgggtacaattcccataatttaagtaatcgctcctaaaatggtataggaaaacattccattaaaattataggaatgatttccatatttttctctccgtgtagaaagaaaaaattgttgactcgaaaataaatttttataactcaaaaaatgattttaaaatattaagaattttttgaaggTCAAATTTTTgtggctcaaaaaaattttctcttgcttaaaaataattttgatctttttcaaaattttctaggcgtaaaactttttttttgttaaaaaaaatatgacccTTAAGTGTGTGatcaaagtttatttatttacgtattttttgtttaaactaataaataattcatatcaaatttttaataattacattcaACTACATAAACAAGcctaaaatgtatgtaaaaaattatttattatcaaaattcagataaaattttccaaatttatttttttcggttatATGCATTTGAAATTTTCCACGTAACACTTTATATCGCTTATAGCCAATAGCTTTTCCAAAATGAATACTAGAGGTCGCAGTAGCTTCTGTAGTTTAAAACGCTGTTAATATTTTCAGCTTTACGCTATAGTCTGCAGTCTTTCTCACGTTGTCATTTCAAGCTGTAGACAAACTTTTGAGTAAATACGTTTGAAACTCTCAATTTGGACAGTGTTGTAACACTAAGAGTGATtttgtagaatttttatagCCCAGTGAGAGAggttgttgttatttttatttttttgtaaacaaaattattaatttatctaaaaaatggCGCCAACAATCCACATTAATAGATCTTTGAGTGATCGAGCAAAGCGACCAAGGACGGAAGAGAAAAGGTATgattaatattcatttgtAATCAAAATAACGTGTGTTTGGAAGAATTTTAGTCTAGtctatgagaaaaaaaaagtgcttGGTTGGAGTTTAAGCCTCCGCTTTtccaattttgaaatttaaagatagaaaatattataaaaaataatgggatttttaatttgatgacaaaaattagttatttaattaaatatttcggAAACTTTTaagaagttattaaaaaaattttattagtttttttttttgtggattcaataacaataaaataagcTTTTACGGAAGTCTCTATAATCATTTGACGCTGAGTTATTAATTAGTGAAGCTGAAAAGACAAGAGGGGGTAATTTTGGCCTCCCGTGGTTAAACTCAAGGTTGTAATTCAAAaacaaatgtaaatttttgaatagttttcttttaattatgtaaatgAGATATTTATCtactaacaaaaaattgaaaaaacagtttttttggattttaattttgaaaaaagtaaaaattaactattgttaaaaaatttttaaatgaaatagaattttactaaaattttatttttattcccagaatttttgaaaatcaaattttgaattttcacgtCATTATTcgctgtaaatatttttatttttgatgaaaaattttttttccactgTGACTCAATATATATTGGCTtgaataaatagttttaaaaaataatccattTTACActtctgatttttttatttttctgacttttttaaaacagttaatttttattcattcaaaactttagttcaaaaaatatttgttcctgctattatctcaaaaaaatagttaaaaatactgAATTGTTCTTAACAGTTccttaattaaaaacattgaCTTGATTTTTCACAAcaaactactttttttatcatcgaCTGAACTATTTgctttttattataagttcaAGTTAATGAATAAGTTCAATGTTGCTTTTTTCAttctatcaaaaaaaaaaaaaaaaaaaagaataataatttttatccaaattacttcgaaaataaattgtaaatgttTCCAAAATTATGtccttataaataaatttttcaaagtcgCTGaagattccaaaaaatttttgtaatttttacttaaaatctttttgatcttaatattcttattttttttcttaaaaaacgataaatatttcaaagatAGGGTAAATACCCCAATAGATGGACGGTTAAGCAAACTCTCgtgttctattaaaaaaacaatatacacaaaaaaaaagctgacttgattcaagagaaaaattcttgaaccaagaatataattttgaagagggtaattgtcttgaatcaagaggaaaaattcttgaattaagtaaaatttccttaaatcaagaaaatttttcttaaatcaagaatttttttactcaaaccaagaatattgagctcttcaaaaatAAGTACTTGAtccaagaacatttttttttctgtgtagtaaTATACAGATAAGTTGTGataaagtaaattatatttatgtaaaaatatataattaaccagaaaaaaataagtaaaacgTTGTAGTAATtagtaaaaagtttggaaaatctaaaagtgcacgactcataatgctcatttaattatgaaatataaaaaaaaaaaaaaaaaaaaaaacttaaggtagttgtagcgtgataggcatttcaacagaaaattatgaaattttttttattgaaagataaatatattaataattcactatcaaaatttcagatcaattgaccgcaccgtttttgagtaattaatttttgaaattgcatcttttacacgtagcggtatagagagatggtaaagttagtatgaaatcttccataccactcgagtgggccaaagatttcatactaactttatcatctctctataccgctAAGTGTAAAAGatacaatttcgaaaattaattactcaaaaacggtgcggtcaattgatctgaaattttggtagtaaattattaatatatttatctttcaataaaaaaaatttcataattttctgttgaaatgcctatcacgctacaactaccttaagtcgttcaaaattaattgccgaaaaaacagctgtagtaggaaggtactgcacaagcgcccctggtggaatagaatgtacataatatctatagatatagatatatcaccatccatgttaattttacatggatatatagatatacagtcttgtatttttcgttttttattaattgtaattaaacgacactgaattaattaaccattcgcattcagtggcctacaatcgtcgattagaatttttaaaaaaaaattcaactcaaataattgatttttcacaagttacagtgtttccgggtttcatacatgacggacaggaaaattttttgacctattttgatgtttttttccgtttctattgcagtaaatcaatttttagaaagtatggaattaattttcattaaattatctcgacaatagtatgcaaaatatcttgattccgtgaactaacaaggctataatactaaaaatagttgctaaaatgaggcgaaaaaaatttttcgatcgtaaagcactctctgatgcttcgcaccatgagtcgtgcaatataAGAAAAAGTCCAAAACTCCAGTAGATGGACAAAATCTCCAGTAGATGGACAGTCAATACCAATAGATGGACACTACTTACAAGCGATATTttcaattcattatttatatcagaaataattaatttattaattttttccactaaaaaataaagcttgataaaattaaagagaaaaaatgataaatcggatagtaattttcaaaatacatcataaagtaattttattatttttgaacacGTGATGCTTTCTCATGCAAAGtaacatataaaatatgttaGTATAAAcaatactaataatttataaataataaatattaatttataaaacacaacgttaaaaatattttatgttttctattcttctttttaataGGTCTGTTTTCTTTCGCTTTTAAATTTCCTTCCCTCaattttctcttttatttAGCGTTTTCTTTTCTCTCttcaatttcttcaataatcatagtaatacttttattttcagtaCGTCTGTTTATTATAATCTTTACTCTTATTCTCACATTGATccaccaataaaatttaaaaaaaaaataagaaaattct contains the following coding sequences:
- the LOC123271486 gene encoding chitooligosaccharidolytic beta-N-acetylglucosaminidase-like, whose translation is MYRLLIFFVLQTWVQSQVYKSPWHFKCANGRCNKYEITPEVSSPKSLKACQLLCGDVGALWPKPTGPYSLGTSIEIINPRRITLRLTNPKSKVGKLLIRKVKDFRVNFKKLEAKSSTSSSVGLHIIITGLTNDDDAALTLGTNEGYTLNIRPENSSFISVAISGETYFGVRNALETLSQLIAFNDLTNEYQMLTTVSITDAPVYPYRGILLDTSRNYIDKKTILKTLEAMGMSKLNTFHWHIIDSPSFPYESRTWPNMSRYGAYSPEKVYTANDVKEIVEAGIFHGVRVIPELDAPAHVGEGWQWLGKDSVVCFGAEPYGDYCAGPPCGSLNPTSEKVYEVLQGLYKDMLEEFKPEIFHMGGDEVKLSCWRSSESIKEWMRQKNWGTSKDDFMKLWSHFQTRAYEKLQIANGGKDIKAVLWTSTLTDDSYLKHLDPQNYILQIWTDVKDRTIKRLLDNKFQVIFSNYDALYLDCGFGGWIGAGENWCSPYKNWQKFYDNSPLQIARSQGVESKKYLILGGEAALWTEIAGSASVDNRLWPRSAAMAERLWAEPGSGWKAAEQRLILHRERLVKRGIFSDTTEPEWCQQNQGHCN